A window of Streptomyces sp. NBC_01224 genomic DNA:
CTGCCGGTCCGCCGGAGTCCGCACCCTCGTCGACGACAACTACGCCGTCATGCGCACCCCCGCCTCGGGGGTGGAGCTCGGCGCCGACGCCTCCTGCTTCTCCCTGTTCAAACTGCACGGCCCAGAGGGCGTCGGCATCGTGGTCGGCGCCCGCGATCTGGTCGGGCGCATCCGCCGCGACAACTACTCCGGCGGCGGACAGGTCCAGGGCCATCAGGCGCTCGACGCCCTGCGCGCCCTCACCCACGTACCGGTCATGTGGTCCGTGCAGTCCCGGGTCGGCGCCGAGGTCGCCGAGCGGCTGGCCGCGGGCGAAGTGGACGGCGTCGCCGAGGTACGGATCGCCAACGCCCAGGACCGCTGCCTGCTCGTCCGCCTCGACCGGCCGGCCGCGAAGGAACTGCCCGCCGTCGCCGCCCGCTTCGGAGCCGCTCCCTACCCCGTCGGCTCCAACTCGCGCTACGAGATCGCGCCGCTCTTCTACCGGATGTCCAGCTCCGCCCTGGACGACTCCCCCGAGCTGGCCGACTGGACCGTACGCATCAACCCGATGCGGGCGGGCGCGGATCTCGTCATCGACATCCTGCGCCGCTCGCTCGACGTGTTGAACGACCCGAAGGACGACTGACCGTGTTTCTCGACACCGTGCTCACCCGCAACCCCGAGCTCGTCGACGCCGCGGCCACCCTTCACCGGCGCGGCGAGATCCCGCCCGACACCTACGTGATGGACCTCGACGGCGTCGAGGCCAACGCCGCGCTGCTGGCGGCCGAGGCCGAACGGGTCGGCATCGGCCTCTGGTTCGTCGTCAAACAGCTGGGCCGCAACCCCGAGCTGATCAGGGCCGTCGCCCGGCACATCCCCAGGTTCGCCGCCATCGACCCACCCGAGGCCCGCACCCTGCACGCCGCGGGCGCACAGGCCGGCAACCTCGGCCACCTGGTCCAGATCCCCCGCCGCGCACTGCCCGAAATGCTGGCCTGGCGCCCCGAGACCGTCACCGTGTTCGACCTCGCCAACGCCCGGGCCGTGTCCGAGACCGCCCAGCGGCTCGGCTTCGTCCAGGACGTTCTCGTACGCCTCGAAGGCGCCGAGGGCGCCGTCTACCCCGGCCAGGAGGGCGGCGTCCCGCTCGGCCGCCTCGACTCGTTCGCCGAAGCGGCCGAGCAACTGCCCGGCATCCGGATCGCGGGCGTCACCGCTTTCCCCTGCGTCCTGTGCGACCCGGCAACCGGCGTCCCCCGCGCCACCCCCAACTTCGCGCTCGCCCTCAAGGCCCGAGAAGTCCTGGCCGCCCGGGGACACGAACACCTGAAGCTGAGCGCCCCCAGCGCCACCTCGATGGCGTCCCTCCCGCTGCTCGCCGAACTCGGCGCCACCCACGGCGAACCCGGCCACGCCCTCACCGGCACCACCCCGCTGCACGCCCTCGACCCGCAGCAGCCCGAGAAGCCCGCGTACGTGTACGTCAGCGAGATCGCCCATACCCTCGACGACGGCCGCCCGGCGATCCGCGGCGGCGGCTTCTACGCCCGGTCCCACATCCGCAGCGCTCTGCTGCCGCGCACCGGCGCACGCCTCGGCGTACAGGACGCACCCGCCGAGAACATCGACTACTACCGGCTGCTCGACGCTCCCGCCGACGGCCAGGACGTCCGGCTCGGCGACACCGCACTGCTCGCCTTCCGTACCCAGATCTTCGTCACGCGCTCGACCGTTGCCGTCGTCTCCGGACTCGCCTCCGGCACACCCCGGCTGAGCGGGCTGTACGACGCCCAGGGCCGGGCCCTGTAACGACCTCGCCCACGATTGGCAGTGGGAGAGGGAGCGGCGTCCGGGACCTCCGCCTCGGCGTTGTCGTCAGTCGCCGACGCCGGAGGCGGAGGTCCCGGACACCGCGACGCCGCTGACAATCGCGGGCGAGGTCGTAAGGCCGACCCCTGAATAGGAGGCACCCATGGCCAAGACCGTCATCGTCGTCATCGACGGATTCGGCATCGGCGCCATGCCCGACGCGGGCACCCTGCGCCCCGGCGATCTCACCGCCGACACCTGCGGACACGTCCTCGACCACTGCCGCGTGGCCCTCGGCCGGCCGCTGCGCCTGCCCGTGCTCGGCGCGCTGGGTCTCGGCCTGGTCCACCCGCACCAGGACCTCGCCCGCCGTACCCATCTGCCCGTCGCCGCGGGCCGCGCCGCGCTCGGCTATCCCGGCGCCGACACCTTCGCGGGCCACCAGACGATGATGGGCGCCGACTTCAGCCGGGTCACCGTGGCCCGGCTCGCCGACCATCTGGCCGCGGTGGCCGCCGCCCTCGAAGCGGCCGGCCACCGCGTCGAACCGCTGGACGGCAAGCCGCTCCTCGTCGTCGACGGCACGGTCCTCGTCCACGACAACCTGGAGGCCGACCCCGGGATCAACTGGAACGCCTCCGGCCGCCTGGACGACCTGTCCTTCGACGGCCCCGGCGGAATCCTCTCCGTCGCCCGTACCGTCCGCGCGGTCGCGCCCGTCGCCCGGGTCATCGCGGTCGGCGGCCACGCGGACGGCCCGCTGAGGCAGTTCGTGCGCCCCGGCGATGCGGGAACCGTCGGACTCGACACCCCCGCCACCGGCTTCTACCGCAACGGCGGCCTGGAAGTTCAGCACCTGGGCGCCGAGCTCGACCACACCCGCCAGCTCCCCGGTCTGGCCGCCCGCGCGGGCATCCCGGTCACCCTGGTGGGGAAGGCCGCCGACATCCTGGCCTGCGAGGCGGCGCGGCGACACCCGGCCGTGAAGACGGCCGACGTGCTCTCCCACACCCTCGAAGCGGTACGCGCCCCCGGCGACGCGCTCGTCGTCGCCAACGTCCAGGAGACCGACCTGGCGGGGCACCAGCAGGACACCGAGTGCTACGGACACCTCCTGGAGCAGGTGGACTCCGGGCTCGCCGGGCTCGTGGCGCTGCTCGACAGCCCCGGCGACCGGCTGATCGTCACCGGCGACCACGGGAACGACCCCACGATCGGGCACGCCTACCACACCCGCGAGTACGTGCCGGTGCTGATCCACCGGCCCGGCACGGACGGCGTGGAACTGCTGCCGGACGCGGACAGCCTCGCGGATGTGGGCGCCACCGCGGCCGCATCGCTGTCCCTGGACCCGGCGGGGCTGGCCAACGGCACGACGCTGCGGCCGGGACGGCACGCAGCATAGAAGCGTGCGCAAGGGGCGCCCACCGGCGGTGGGCGCCCCTTGCGCACGTTCCCGGGCGATCAGCCCATGAACTTCTTGAACTCGTCCGGCAGCTCGAAGTTCTTGTCCTCCTGCGCCGGCAGACCGAACGCACCGCCCTGAGCCGCCGCCTGCTCGCGACGGGCCGCCGCGGCCTGCTCCTCGGCCTTGCGCTTCATCGGGTTGCCGCTCTTGCGCTTGCCCTTGGCCTGCTTGATCTGCTTCTTCTGCCGGCCGGGACCGCCACCCATGCCCGGCATCCCGGGCATCCCCGGCATGCCGCCGCCCTGCGCCATCTTCGACATCATCTTGCGCGCGTCGAAGAACCGCTCCACCAGGTTCTTCACTGCGCTGACCTCGACACCGGAGCCCTTGGCGATACGGGCCCGGCGCGAGCCGTTGATGATCGTCGGCTCGGCGCGCTCCTTCGGGGTCATCGACTTGATGATCGCGGCGGTACGGTCCACGTCGCGCTCGTCGATGTTGTTGATCTGGTCCTTGATCTGCCCCATGCCGGGCAGCATCCCGAGCAGCTTGGAGATGGAGCCCATCTTCCGGACCTGCTCCATCTGGGCCAGGAAGTCGTCGAGCGTGAAGTCCTTGCCCTTGCTGGACGCCAGCTTGGAGGCCATTTTGGCGGCCTCTTCCTGGCTGAAGGTCTTCTCCGCCTGCTCGATCAGGGTGAGCAGGTCACCCATGTCGAGAATGCGGGACGCCATGCGGTCGGGGTGGAAGGCGTCGAAGTCCTCGAGCTTCTCACCGTTCGACGCGAACATGACCTGCTTGCCCGTGACGTGGGCGATCGACAGGGCCGCACCACCGCGGGCGTCACCGTCGAGCTTGGAGAGCACCACGCCGTCGAAGCCGACACCGTCGCGGAAGGCCTCGGCGGTGTTGACCGCGTCCTGGCCGATCATCGCGTCGACGACGAAGAGGATCTCGTCGGGGCTGACGGCGTCGCGGATGTCCGCGGCCTGCTGCATCAGCTCCTGGTCGATGCCGAGGCGGCCGGCGGTGTCGACGATCACGACGTCGTACTGCTTGGAGCGGGCGTGCTCGATCGAGTCCTTGGCGACCTGGACCGGGTCACCGACGCCATTGCCCGGCTGCGGCGCGTACACCGCGACACCGGCGCGGTCGGCGACGACGCTGAGCTGGTTGACGGCGTTGGGGCGCTGGAGGTCACAGGCGACGAGCAGCGGGGAGTGGCCCTGGCCCTTGAGCCAGAGGCCGAGCTTTCCGGCGAGGGTGGTCTTACCGGCACCCTGGAGACCGGCGAGCATGATCACGGTGGGCGGGTTCTTGGCGAACCGCAGCCGCCGGGTCTCGCCGCCGAGGATGCCCACGAGCTCCTCGTTGACGATCTTGACGACCTGCTGGGCGGGATTCAGCGCCTGGGAGACCTCGACGCCGCGCGCCCGCTCCTTGACGTTGCCGATGAAGGCGCGGACGACGGGCAGCGCGACATCCGCTTCGAGCAGGGCGATACGGATCTCGCGGGCCGTGGCGTCGATGTCCGCCTCGGACAAGCGGCCCTTGCCCCGGAGGTTCTTGAAAGTCGCGCTAAGGCGGTCGGAGAGAGTATCGAACACGGCGCTCGTCGGTCCTCAGGGTCGGGGGCGGGGCAGGTCAGTCGTCCCCAAGGGTATCCGGACCCCGGGAAACACAAAGCCCTCGCCCGATTCTCGTTGACGGACGAGGGCCTGCGGGCGCGGCAGCGTGGCTCAGCCCAGCGCCTTCTCGACCTCCCGGGCCACCTCCGCGGCCCGTACCTCGGGCAACGGCTCACCGTCCGTATCCGTGACGTAGAACGCGTCCACCGCGTTCGCACCCAGCGTCGAAACATGTGCGCTGCGCACCCGTACGTCGCACTGCTCCAGCGCCCGGCCGATCCGG
This region includes:
- a CDS encoding aminotransferase class V-fold PLP-dependent enzyme, with protein sequence MSPVLPQTFPLATVELDDAIARQFRLLEATAAHFEGPQLFDADAGVVPGLGRPRTTARVEAVLADFFGAEDAAFVQGAGTGAIRAALGAAVRAGDPLLIHRAPVYRTTEVTLRGIGVRTAEVDFNDARALHEALESGRFRWAYVQHTRQRLADSYDPAEVLAACRSAGVRTLVDDNYAVMRTPASGVELGADASCFSLFKLHGPEGVGIVVGARDLVGRIRRDNYSGGGQVQGHQALDALRALTHVPVMWSVQSRVGAEVAERLAAGEVDGVAEVRIANAQDRCLLVRLDRPAAKELPAVAARFGAAPYPVGSNSRYEIAPLFYRMSSSALDDSPELADWTVRINPMRAGADLVIDILRRSLDVLNDPKDD
- a CDS encoding alanine racemase, whose product is MFLDTVLTRNPELVDAAATLHRRGEIPPDTYVMDLDGVEANAALLAAEAERVGIGLWFVVKQLGRNPELIRAVARHIPRFAAIDPPEARTLHAAGAQAGNLGHLVQIPRRALPEMLAWRPETVTVFDLANARAVSETAQRLGFVQDVLVRLEGAEGAVYPGQEGGVPLGRLDSFAEAAEQLPGIRIAGVTAFPCVLCDPATGVPRATPNFALALKAREVLAARGHEHLKLSAPSATSMASLPLLAELGATHGEPGHALTGTTPLHALDPQQPEKPAYVYVSEIAHTLDDGRPAIRGGGFYARSHIRSALLPRTGARLGVQDAPAENIDYYRLLDAPADGQDVRLGDTALLAFRTQIFVTRSTVAVVSGLASGTPRLSGLYDAQGRAL
- a CDS encoding phosphopentomutase, which encodes MAKTVIVVIDGFGIGAMPDAGTLRPGDLTADTCGHVLDHCRVALGRPLRLPVLGALGLGLVHPHQDLARRTHLPVAAGRAALGYPGADTFAGHQTMMGADFSRVTVARLADHLAAVAAALEAAGHRVEPLDGKPLLVVDGTVLVHDNLEADPGINWNASGRLDDLSFDGPGGILSVARTVRAVAPVARVIAVGGHADGPLRQFVRPGDAGTVGLDTPATGFYRNGGLEVQHLGAELDHTRQLPGLAARAGIPVTLVGKAADILACEAARRHPAVKTADVLSHTLEAVRAPGDALVVANVQETDLAGHQQDTECYGHLLEQVDSGLAGLVALLDSPGDRLIVTGDHGNDPTIGHAYHTREYVPVLIHRPGTDGVELLPDADSLADVGATAAASLSLDPAGLANGTTLRPGRHAA
- the ffh gene encoding signal recognition particle protein — protein: MFDTLSDRLSATFKNLRGKGRLSEADIDATAREIRIALLEADVALPVVRAFIGNVKERARGVEVSQALNPAQQVVKIVNEELVGILGGETRRLRFAKNPPTVIMLAGLQGAGKTTLAGKLGLWLKGQGHSPLLVACDLQRPNAVNQLSVVADRAGVAVYAPQPGNGVGDPVQVAKDSIEHARSKQYDVVIVDTAGRLGIDQELMQQAADIRDAVSPDEILFVVDAMIGQDAVNTAEAFRDGVGFDGVVLSKLDGDARGGAALSIAHVTGKQVMFASNGEKLEDFDAFHPDRMASRILDMGDLLTLIEQAEKTFSQEEAAKMASKLASSKGKDFTLDDFLAQMEQVRKMGSISKLLGMLPGMGQIKDQINNIDERDVDRTAAIIKSMTPKERAEPTIINGSRRARIAKGSGVEVSAVKNLVERFFDARKMMSKMAQGGGMPGMPGMPGMGGGPGRQKKQIKQAKGKRKSGNPMKRKAEEQAAAARREQAAAQGGAFGLPAQEDKNFELPDEFKKFMG